A segment of the Carya illinoinensis cultivar Pawnee chromosome 1, C.illinoinensisPawnee_v1, whole genome shotgun sequence genome:
GCATGCAGTTGTTTCTGAGTTGCCTTCAGGAAAATGAAATGATCATTCCGAGGGCGATGCCATTCATTTGCTTCCTGGAAAATGATACGGGGGACAAAGATGGTGCCCCATTTTAAccgattctttattttattattattttttaatatataaggaattaattattaattaatttatgtaatattttaatatatttaaagatgtttaaaaaatatttaaaaaaaaacgacACAATTGCATTTATCGGTAGAATGGGGGGCACCTCCTTCGGTCTCTCTAGCATTGTCCTTCATACATGCACatgttttaaatagataaaatttttataaaaaaaaattcaaattttaaaaattaaataacattttaaaaaaattatgaaattttttgataatttcatgACTGATCTTTGTGTCTCAACATTCTCTTAAGATTATGATAAAAATCTGTCAAAGCGCTATTTTTTATGTTCAAGTATGCTTAGGTattgatgggaaagaaaacgtGCGATTTTTCGATCAAGtattcttataaaaaagaaaaagaaattgatttttataatgaaaatctATTCTCCCCTGGGATGTGAAAATTACATCCAACGTATTTCCttctttgaaattaaaaagaaagattaatatatagaaatatctTAAACCAAAGTGAGaggagcctttttttttttttttttttcaaaagcaaaacatGAAAGTCAATATGGTCAATATATCAGCAGTACATCTAAACATCTCTtgaacaaaaagaaaggaatgcAGCAGTACGCAGCAGGAAACTCCGACCGGAGTTACGCGAACCCCCCCGACCGCGTACGTAGTACACACGCATGCTTTATCCTCCCGGGGCTATATAATGAGAACGCCGTTACGCTGGAATGCCATCATCAACTTCGTATCCAAGTCATTGTTCATTGTACCATTATCGCCAGCCCCTCCGGGTATTGTGTTTCCATAAACCCAGCTGCTAGAAACCTGTCCACTTCCTCTGCGATCGCCTCGTATTTTTCGGTACCAAAATTTCTGTTCTTCTGTTTGATCGAGCGTGCCTTTGGGTCTATAATCAACTTGTATTCGATGATTTCTTCTCCTATTCCAGACATCTCTATGTTCTAGAAGGAGGTCGGTCAACTGCTGTCTCACTTCCTTTGCCAGCCTGGTTCCTATCTTTACgttctttccaaaaaaaaaaggtgattttTCCATCGTTCATTGCAGCGCATCTCATCCATTCCCTACATAAAACCCTTATGGCTCATTGATAACTGTGCTATTTTAGTCACAGTTTGTAGCTAATATACGCGTCTCTACCATTTCGCTTTGCAACATACCTCCGTTATCCTTATTTTACTCCATTTCATTCCCATAAACCTTtggtaaacaaaaaaaaaaaactactctgTTCTTGTCTCTCTAATTACTGCtttgtcattttcttttctttccaaaGCAAAATTGTCGCTTCCACTTTCCTATAAACCACCTTTTTCAGTGGCCTGCTTCTTTAACTTTCCACTCGTGTTTTCCAAACCAATGTCTAGCATTGTAATAGAATCTTTACTTCATGCATCCAGCACCCTCGGCCAACCCAACAAGAGATGGCACTGGGCTTTTGTGTCCATCTATTGTTCTAGAGCCCTACTATTCCGTACTTCCAAGGATTCTCTACACGAGAAGGCCGAAGTTTCACGCTCACCATCTTTCGTATTTGTGGATCTGAATTCAGACTACTGCAGGTTCAAAATCGATCAAACAACTCTGACTAAGCTCGTCAAAGAGAAAAATGTTAACAAGCTCCGAGAAATTGGGGGGGTTGATGAAGTAGCATCCAGTCTTGAAATCAGTGTCAAAGCCGGGATTGATGGTGATGTTGAAGACATTTCTCGTCGACATGAGGCTTTTGGTTCAAACACGTACAAAAGACCCCCAACAAATAGCTTCTTCCATTTTGTAGTGGAAGCCTTCAAGGATCTTACCATCTTCATCCTTCTAGGCTGTGCAGCACTTTCTCTTGCATTTGGCATAAAAGAGCATGGACTAAAAGAAGGATGGTATGATGGTGGAAGCATATTTGTTGCTGTATTTCTTGTCATCGTTGTTTCCGCCATAAGTAATTTTAGACAAAGTAGACAATTTGACAAGTTATCCAAAGTCAGCAACAATATCCGAGTTGATGTTTTGAGAGCTGGACGGCGTCAACCTATTTCAGTTTTTGAAATTGTCGTTGGAGATGTCGTTTGCTTAAAGATCGGAGATCAAGTTCCAGCAGATGGGCTATTCTTATACGGGCACTCATTGCAAGTGGACGAATCTAGCATGACAGGGGAGAGTGATCACGTAGAAGTAAATTGCAGGCATCCATTTTTAGTCTCTGGTACTAAGGTAGTCGATGGCTATGCTCAAATGCTTGTCACTTCGGTGGGCAAGAACACAACATGGGGCGAGATGATGAGTTCCATCAGCCGTGAAACAAGCGAACAGACACCTTTACAAGCTCGCCTCAACACGCTAACGTCATCAGTAGGTAAGGTTGGTTTGGCAGTCGCTTTCCTCGTTCTCGTAGTCTTGTTGGTTCGCTACTTCACAGGAAATACAAAAGATGAGAATGGAAATAGGGAGTTCAATGGCAGCAAGACAAAGATTGACGACATAGTGAATGCTATCGTGGGGATTGTAGCTGCTGCAGTTACAATTGTCGTAGTTGCAATTCCTGAAGGTTTACCACTGGCTGTCACGCTTACACTTGCTTATTCCATGAAGAGAATGATGGCTGATCAAGCAATGGTGCGGAAGCTCTCTGCCTGTGAGACCATGGGCTCTGCCACCACCATTTGTACTGACAAAACAGGCACTCTCACGCTGAACCAAATGAAGGTGACAAAGTCTTGGCTTGGGAAAGAATCTTTTGTAGCTAATGCTCACTCAATTGCTCCACATATTCTTGAATTGTTCCATGAAGGAGTTGCTCTGAACACAACTGGTAGTGTTTTCAAGCCTAGTTCAGGATCTGAAATCGAGTTCTCAGGTAGTCCTACTGAAAAAGCAATTCTTTCGTGGGCTGTTCTGGAGCTAAACATGGAAATGGAGCAATTGACGCAAAGTTGCATGGTTCTTTTTGTCGAAGCGTTCAATTCCAAGAAGAAACGAAGTGGGGTCCTGATGAGGAGAAAGGTAGACAACACAAGCCACGTACATTGGAAAGGAGCTGCAGAAATGGTACTGAAGATGTGTTCGAGCTACTATGATGCTTCTGGAATTATTAAAGATCTAGATGATGGTGAAAGGacgaaatttgagaaaattattgaAGGTATGGCCTCTAGCAGCCTCCGGTGCGTTGCTTTTGCCCATAAGCGAGTTTCAGAAGAAGATAATGTAGATGGCGAAGAACATAAAAGGCTAGAAGAAGATGGTTTGACCCTTCTAGGACTGGTGGGACTTAAGGACCCATGTCGTCCGGGGGTGAAGAAAGCTGTAGAAGATTGTCAATATGCTGGTGTGAACGTCAAAATGATCACTGGAGACAACGTCTTCACGGCAAAAGCTATAGCCACTGAATGTGGAATACTAAGGCCAGGCCAGGACATTCTCGGTGGAGCAGTAGTAGAAGGTGAGGAATTTAGAAAATACACACCAGAGGAGAGAttgaagaaagttgaaaaaatttgtgtGATGGCAAGATCCTCTCCTTTTGACAAACTTCTAATGGTAGAatgtttaaaacaaaaaggCCATGTGGTTGCAGTTACTGGTGATGGCACAAATGATGCACCGGCATTGAAAGAAGCTGATATAGGACTTTCAATGGGCATTCAAGGCACCGAGGTGGCTAAGGAAAGCTCAGACATTGTCATTATGAATGATGATTTTGCTTCCGTGGTCACAGTTCTTAGGTGGGGAAGATGTGTCTATAACAACATCCAGAAGTTCATCCAATTCCAACTCACTGTAAATGTTGCTGCTCTTGTGATCAACTTCGTGGCTGCAGCTTCAGCTGGTGAAGTCCCGTTATCAGCAGTACAGTTATTATGGGTAAACTTGATCATGGACACATTGGGTGCCCTGGCTCTCGCAACAGAGAAGCCCACCGAGGAGCTCATGAAGAGACGACCTGTGGGTCGGACTGAACCGCTAATTACCAATATTATGTGGAGAAACCTCTTAGCCCAAGCTTTATACCAGATAGCTATCCTCTTGACCCTGCAATTCAAAGGCGAATCCATCTTCCGTGTGACTAAGAAGGTAAATGACACATTGATCtttaatacttttgttctttgccAAGTCTTCAATGAATTCAATGCGAGAAAGCTTGAGAAGAAGAACGTCTTCAAAGGGATACATCAGAGCAAGTTATTTTTGGGAATCATAGCAATAACCATTGTCCTTCAGGTGGTCATGGTAGAATTTTTGAAGAAGTTTGCAAATACAGAAAGGTTGAATTGGGTGCAATGGTGTGCATGCATTGGAGTCGCAGCAGCATCTTGGCCAATCGGTTGGATTGTAAAGTGGATACCTGTTCCACATAAACCATTTCTCAACTACCTTAAGATGAGAAAGATACAAGGACTCGCACTAATCTTCAATCTTATTAAAGATGGCTGCACACAGTGACACACTTGCTGTCAAATTGGAATCTGGTTTATTACTGTAGGTGTTTAATGTTATTTATTGTATGggatatatcatatatgatGTGTAATTATTGTTGTCATATGCTGAGTAATATAATTCTCTTCacttattattttcatatatcgAGGACAATTTCAATAAAGTCTTCTGGCAATGTCTGCCTAAATGCAACTTGTAAAAAGTCTGGGATAAATCTATCACCTTTTATTAGCAAAGGCCAAGGTCGTAGAGTCATACCAGACAACATATATTTGGAAAATTCAACGACAGTATATGCACTCagagataaaaacataaataaaatctgGGTAATCGGTTGaagcagcatatatatatatatatatatatatatatatatatatctaaaagaTTATTCGGCTTGTGTCAAGACTTATCACAAGCTTGGCCTTTAGGCCTTTACGGTCAATATAAAATAGCAAGTTATAGTACTGGTCCAATTGGGTTCCGATCTCGTAGATGTAAAGACATCATCTAATTTAGAGCTTAGTCGTCATGGACTTCCATGTACACAATAAAGtcaagaatgaataaaataattaccaataatatgaaattaagaaaatagaagcaaacaaagaataagaagaaagatAATTTAAGCCATGCATGAGTATATTTAGCGGGGATTTCATTATACACCCACCGTGGGCAGGGGCGGCTCAATACAAATTGAAGCCTAAGCAGAAATTTAAgtatttattattgaaaaaatctGATTGTAAACGATTCTACATACTAATACGTGTATTCATCCAACATGTTTAGTTAGAAAGttagattttaatgaaaattataataatttaaattttgaatatgaaggcaGCAACATTAGTATTATAATCGGTACACGAATTCGCTTGTATGTAAGAAAACTCttcataattataatacaataaaatataaattattttatggaatattttcaaatttttcaataaaatgagattttatttaaaatctttaaataatttttttttgaatttatatttaataaaacaacTTAAATGAGGcctcaatataaattttatgtctcaatttagcaagatcttaaaaaaatatttaaaatataaataattcattatattaaatattaaatttagtattatagGGCCTTgcatatattgaaaaatataaaaattatctaaaattttatttaataaaatagttttttttttcaaaattaaattttaaaaaaatcattttaattttttagagcGTTATATAAAGTGGGGATCTTACGCAATGATTTAAATGGTCTTACGATTGAGTCGGCTGACCGTGGGGAATATGGTCAGATACGTTTATAACAGTAAATTCGACTAACATGTAGCGTGCAAGTATGCGCCATGCGGTAATGGACCTCACGAATTTAGGCTGTTTATTCATCGACCTGGTTTCATGCGACACAATCTCTTAGGAAAAGGAGGCAGCTCAATTATTGGCCTGCTTATCAAAAGAGGTGCATGAAAAGCTTCCAACTTCCACGACACTGCATGCCTTATCGACCTGCTGAACCTCGATACGAGTCGAATGAAGTCTTGTTGCCTGGCATCTTTCAACGGTATTCTTTGACAGTCTGGCGTAGCATCATGTCCCTTTATTCGCCAAATCAAGGTTGAAACTTCATGCACGTTTTTGCAGCTGGGTTAGTGCTATTATGTCACTCAAGGTTTCCCACGTGCTagtgtaaattatatttttttgaactttttttaaatatttttttaaaaaactaatacATCAATagtaattttcttaattattaaataaaataaactatatgAATAGTTAAATTGAGAAGACAAACTTAACCGGcataatatcattttcctatacCATACTGTATGTGTGAAGCTGTCAGTTGTCAATGACTAAATGGTCTGGCTTGACTCTCTTATTAGACATTCACTTTACTTTGTGAATAATGCTAAAGTCATCTATTGATAAATTTTTTCAGGAGTGTTTATcgattttttaacttaatggttaaaacattattttttaataattttctgaatttttttaaatgtttaaagtaatttaaaaaatacttgaaaaaaacagaaaataaaaaagtgaattttgcCTAATCGGTGGGAATGGTCGGGGCCACTTCTCGATGGCCCTAGCAGTTCCCTTACTTTATTCATGCCACACTTTACTCCATTGAAGTTATCtggtttattaaaaatttaaaatatatatttaaaataaaataacttccaaaaaaaaaaaaaattcttaaattccCAATTCCACCTTTAGTTGACACAATAGAAATCCATCAATTTGAAATGCTTTGCGATTAGttatctcttaaaaaaaattaaaattaaaatgaaaatctcTTCTAACTGCATGTAGGGAAGGGAATAGAAGAGATTTTTGGATCCACCAAAAATCGTAATCAATAACCACCCAACTCATGCAGAAGAATAGAAGGTAAGACTAACCAGTGGCTGCCATTACACTTCTATTAACTCGCGTGATTGATCCTTTTAAACATTGAAAAAACTTGTTGGGAATTTCCAGTTCTAAGCGGGTTGCTTTTTGCTTCCTCTATAATACATGTATTCCTACAAGTCTGAAGGCTTCCCACAATCCAACAAAAGCACAATCACTCTATAATACAATGCACCCGCATGCACAAAATGCACCAGTGCAACATGCAAAGCTGGGTGCTCTAATTACAGATGGAGGCAAGTTTTGAGTCTCTGTACCAGTGCCTCACATGGTTTTATTTGAGATCTGGACAGAGCTTTTACGGGATCAGGACCAAACAAGGAGATTAAAGTTTGTTTTTTAAGGTTTCTCCCAAACTGAAATCCACACATCTTGATACAACAAATAATCTAAGCTGGAACAGCTTCAGGAACTTTGCCATCGCTCATGGGAGCCAAACTGTCATAGTAGTCAACCAGCACTTTCCAACCACCAGGGCACATGAATCCATCAGGAGGATTCTCTTTGTTCTTTGCAAGCATCCGCATCTGTTAATTGCATGCCAAGATTTTTGAGATGATAcgaagatataatatatatatttaacatgtCCACATTTCAGACTTTTTAATGACTATCTTAAGTGTATGCTAGCAGCATTTATGTCAACAAAACTTACCTTGGTGCCTGATATGAAAAGGAAATCCTGTGATCTTGAGGGATCAAAAAATGCCATTCTACCCTGAGTTTTGTCATAGGCAGCAACCTGTAATTGCAACCAAGCAAGGTGACTAAGGATTCCAAGTGCAACATAAGTGGGTATTAATGGCAGCCAGCCAGATGATTTGCATACCCTGAAAGGAAGAATGTTTAGCCGCTCCAGTCCAGGTGCCATGCTCAATACTGTTTTACCATGGTCAGCATCATATAGATCTCTCTTTTCGACAGGATGGCCCATGCCAGCTGGGTCCCGACCAACAATGTAAAAGTTGGCCCCTGCATTAATCCTAGCCTTTGCATGCCACTGCACCTCAGTTGGGCCAGCATAATGCATTGGAGATGGGAATATAGAAACCACAGTCGTCTCTGGATCAAGAACACCATCCTCAAGCACCTGACAAACATTTCGATAGCATTAAACATGGTCACTACGGCTCGAGGTTAGGAAATTGTACATTGATCTCTTTTGGGAGAGGTCAAAACAAATCTCCAAAAAACCACCTGCCCCATATAAACCAAGCAATGTGCCAATGACTTTTCTAATCTTTTTCATAAACACGTAAATCCCAAATCACTGTAGAAAAATTTAGGgcaacaaaaataattctaatcACTGCATCTCTGCTTCTAGTCTAGGCTTTCTTAAAGAAAGGGTACAAATCATTGCATGGTTTATGGAAGTTGAAACTTTTGAGTATGTATACCTTCTCGTGTTGCTTCATTCGCCAACTAAGTGGAACATCATCTGCCTTTGTATAGCCTCCCAATGGATGAAGCAAGAGGATAGGGTTCTTGTAGCCCATCTCAAGAAGCCGACAACGGGTATCCGTCATCAGCAAAGCATGGCCATTGTGTACAGGATTTCGAAGCTGGAATGCAAACACTGCATCTGCATTCCGCCTTGTGAATTCCTCACGGAGTTCTGCAGGAGACAATCGAAAACGATCAAGGCCATCGTGGTACTTGATCGGTTCTATAACCTCTAAGTCACCTCCGATCAACCAGTTTCCAGCATGGGTTATAGTTTCATCAGCGTAAGGTAGGCCAGGGGCAATGGTTCCCCAAGTTCTGGCAATTCGTTCTTCTTGAGGATGCTTGTAGATCTCAATACTGATTAAATCAAATGAATAGGCGAAGAAGACATTAGAAAGTACAGCAAGTCATTCAGTTCAATGAACGAACACTCAAATCTATTAATTTTTGCATGTTTTGTTGGAAAAGGAATAAACTCCAAAAAGCAACTTCATGTAATCACTTGTGCCATCACCCTATGACACACTAACCACATGCAATGTCCCAAAAAGAAAACTCACAATAGGACCTTGCTATACTGTTAAATCAAATCATTCATGCTAGAAAAGAAATGTTGAAGCAATTGCCAAGTAACCAAATAGAGTATCTCATATTGACCGAGAATGCAAATCGAAATTACAGCACAAAAACAGATTAAACCCCAGACTGATTCCCAGACAAGATTATGGTATATCCTATATCACACAACAGTAATGTAACCAGGTTTTATCAGGAAAACAATCAGACTAGTTCAAGATATTTAGATATCTAGGGTTGACTGTTAAATCTATTGCCACAAAGAGCTCAACTTCAATTCAAACTGAAAGACCAactcaaaacaaataaataatttgtcaCGGTACTCTTCTTGTGCTTGTTGCCTGGTCAAAAAAATCTGATCACACAGTTAAAACAATAGTAAACTTTAACGGGCTTGACAAACATCAATCCTTTGCAcaccaaaaaattcaaaagaaagaaTCAAAGATGAGTGTTTCtgaaagaaagaaactttgtgctaagtaaaagaaagaaaaattgtcAGAGTGGGCACATATAATAGTAAGACTAACGACAATACTATTATATACATAAAACAGGTTACATATAACAGGTTATATTAACGGTTTAATTGTCAAGAGTAAAAGTCTAGTTCCCATGACTTCTTGGATAGTTGGATATATGGTGATTTACATGATCGTtcaaattttctatatatatatttttaacctCAAATTTTCTAATTTGATTATTTGTTACAGTGCTTATTGCTTTATATGTATAAGCGTTTACTTTGAGTTGTTCAAGCAAAGATGTTTTCCTGCTTAGATGCACGGCCAAAACTTTTTAATTTGGTTAAATTTCTTAGTCGGTAGTTCTTGCATCAAATACAATCATGTGGGACCTTAGAAAGGGAATAAAAAAGCAACAAAGATGGAGCAAATccatttttcaatcttttttctAACACCCCTTAGACCATGGTATATGATAAagctattaaatttttttctgttGAATTGATTAATAATGACATGGTATAATCATCTTCATAGATTCattaatgatgaaatgaaacgcCTTTCGTGCAACAATAAATTTGTtgctttggggggggggggggggggggggttgattTGGAAGACTATAAACGGTGCATAAACAAATGATCATCAGATTGTCAAACCTATCACATAACCACCAAAAAATACCGAAAGTACACGAGGGCATAGATAGAGGCGATACATGTTAATGACTATCCTTCATGGTATTTGTAACGCCTAATGAAATGCCCAAACtacatgacctatactccaaaaggacttatcaatgatacaattggaacccTATTGGAACCtcataaagagtaagaacttctctttcccaaacaatgtgggatctcatacaccacctacctttatccttatcatatggggtatcacaatcacCCCCTCCTAAATTCCCGACGTCTTTGTCGAGCCCTTCAGTCGTAGGTAGtacggctcaagtcccacatttcttaTTGGGATATGCTCTAATGCCATTTGTAACTCTCCAATGGaatgcccaaaccacatggcctatgtttcaaaaagactagtcaatgatataattggagacccattgaaatattataaagagcaataacttCTCTTTCTCAGGTAATGTGGGATTTCATACACTGCCTacctttatccttatcatatggggtatcacattagggcattacaaatggtatcagagcctatcccaaTAAAAAATGTGGAATCTAAGCCGCACCACCTATGACAAAAGGGCCTGATGAGAATGTCGGGAATTTAAGAgggggagattgtgatatcccatataataaggataatggtaggtggtatatgggatcccacattgtttgGGAATAAAAAGttattactctttataaggtttcaatggagctccaattatatcattgactagtccttttggagtataagccatgtgatttgggtcttccattgggACGTTACAATATTCTTCTACACACACATATAATTTCCTTGCCTCAAATGAACAAACAAAGGCTTTGCAGGAAAAACTGAAGtctaaaaattataagcatcagCAATGACTGAGGTCGCCTTAGGAAAAACTGAAGTCTTATAAGCATCAGAAATGACCTCAGTCATTTCTTATACACAAAATAAATCGAAACTTAACCAAACAACTACATGTCAAAAGGTAGCACACCTCCACAGATGATCAAAACCAAcatattttttcttcaactcCAATTAAAATCAACAGATAATTCCCATCATCTAAACTCAGAACACGGCATACCACATAGCCaagcatataataaataaaaaaacataatcgACCATTTCCATTTACGCAA
Coding sequences within it:
- the LOC122278010 gene encoding putative calcium-transporting ATPase 13, plasma membrane-type — encoded protein: MSSIVIESLLHASSTLGQPNKRWHWAFVSIYCSRALLFRTSKDSLHEKAEVSRSPSFVFVDLNSDYCRFKIDQTTLTKLVKEKNVNKLREIGGVDEVASSLEISVKAGIDGDVEDISRRHEAFGSNTYKRPPTNSFFHFVVEAFKDLTIFILLGCAALSLAFGIKEHGLKEGWYDGGSIFVAVFLVIVVSAISNFRQSRQFDKLSKVSNNIRVDVLRAGRRQPISVFEIVVGDVVCLKIGDQVPADGLFLYGHSLQVDESSMTGESDHVEVNCRHPFLVSGTKVVDGYAQMLVTSVGKNTTWGEMMSSISRETSEQTPLQARLNTLTSSVGKVGLAVAFLVLVVLLVRYFTGNTKDENGNREFNGSKTKIDDIVNAIVGIVAAAVTIVVVAIPEGLPLAVTLTLAYSMKRMMADQAMVRKLSACETMGSATTICTDKTGTLTLNQMKVTKSWLGKESFVANAHSIAPHILELFHEGVALNTTGSVFKPSSGSEIEFSGSPTEKAILSWAVLELNMEMEQLTQSCMVLFVEAFNSKKKRSGVLMRRKVDNTSHVHWKGAAEMVLKMCSSYYDASGIIKDLDDGERTKFEKIIEGMASSSLRCVAFAHKRVSEEDNVDGEEHKRLEEDGLTLLGLVGLKDPCRPGVKKAVEDCQYAGVNVKMITGDNVFTAKAIATECGILRPGQDILGGAVVEGEEFRKYTPEERLKKVEKICVMARSSPFDKLLMVECLKQKGHVVAVTGDGTNDAPALKEADIGLSMGIQGTEVAKESSDIVIMNDDFASVVTVLRWGRCVYNNIQKFIQFQLTVNVAALVINFVAAASAGEVPLSAVQLLWVNLIMDTLGALALATEKPTEELMKRRPVGRTEPLITNIMWRNLLAQALYQIAILLTLQFKGESIFRVTKKVNDTLIFNTFVLCQVFNEFNARKLEKKNVFKGIHQSKLFLGIIAITIVLQVVMVEFLKKFANTERLNWVQWCACIGVAAASWPIGWIVKWIPVPHKPFLNYLKMRKIQGLALIFNLIKDGCTQ
- the LOC122278018 gene encoding ATP sulfurylase 1, chloroplastic-like, with protein sequence MASMAAVCTKTPYPSHSLSTIPNTHFAQIRKVSVSLPSVRRANRRLRVSSGLIEPDGGKLVELVVDEPLRDVKKREALSLPRIRLSKIDLQWVHVLSEGWASPLSGFMRESEFLQTLHFNALRLEDGSVVNMSVPIVLAIDDSQKHRIGESTQVALFDSANNPVAILKDIEIYKHPQEERIARTWGTIAPGLPYADETITHAGNWLIGGDLEVIEPIKYHDGLDRFRLSPAELREEFTRRNADAVFAFQLRNPVHNGHALLMTDTRCRLLEMGYKNPILLLHPLGGYTKADDVPLSWRMKQHEKVLEDGVLDPETTVVSIFPSPMHYAGPTEVQWHAKARINAGANFYIVGRDPAGMGHPVEKRDLYDADHGKTVLSMAPGLERLNILPFRVAAYDKTQGRMAFFDPSRSQDFLFISGTKMRMLAKNKENPPDGFMCPGGWKVLVDYYDSLAPMSDGKVPEAVPA